In a single window of the Prevotella melaninogenica genome:
- the fmt gene encoding methionyl-tRNA formyltransferase, with protein sequence MKKENIRIVFMGTPEFAVESLKALVENGYNVVAVVTQPDKPVGRHQEQLQPSPVKQYALEHNLPVLQPVKMKDADFIEELRSYKADMQVVVAFRMLPEVVWGMPRLGTFNVHAALLPQYRGAAPINWAVINGETETGVTTFFLDKNIDTGRIILQKSFVIPDTADVEYVYDGLMHLGAKIAMETIDLIASKLSEDNLDDVDFSAVLDRISAPQMCEDVELQHAPKIFKETCEINWNQSAKKVYDFVRGLSPYPGTWSTLCSIEDNGVKPLVMKVYKTAKSDRAAVGEPGMLVVEKSRLYVNTSDNLLELLDIQLTGKKRMDVQSFLNGFKEIEKYRFQTE encoded by the coding sequence ATGAAAAAAGAAAATATACGTATTGTATTCATGGGAACTCCAGAGTTCGCTGTGGAGTCATTGAAAGCATTAGTTGAGAATGGATATAATGTTGTAGCTGTCGTAACACAACCTGATAAACCAGTGGGTCGTCATCAAGAGCAGTTGCAGCCGTCACCTGTGAAACAATATGCACTTGAGCATAACTTACCTGTTTTACAGCCTGTTAAAATGAAGGATGCTGATTTCATAGAAGAATTGCGTTCTTATAAGGCAGATATGCAGGTGGTTGTAGCTTTTCGTATGTTGCCAGAGGTTGTGTGGGGAATGCCTCGTTTGGGTACGTTTAATGTTCATGCAGCTTTGCTCCCACAGTATCGTGGGGCGGCTCCAATCAACTGGGCGGTTATCAATGGTGAGACTGAGACCGGTGTTACGACCTTCTTCCTTGATAAAAATATTGATACAGGACGTATTATTCTTCAAAAATCATTTGTCATACCTGATACTGCAGATGTTGAGTATGTCTATGATGGCTTGATGCATTTAGGTGCAAAGATAGCTATGGAAACAATCGATCTCATCGCATCAAAGTTGTCTGAAGACAATTTGGATGATGTTGATTTTTCTGCTGTTTTGGATAGAATCAGTGCTCCTCAAATGTGTGAAGATGTTGAACTTCAACATGCACCGAAGATTTTTAAAGAGACTTGTGAAATTAACTGGAATCAGTCCGCTAAAAAGGTTTACGACTTTGTGCGAGGACTCAGTCCTTATCCAGGCACATGGAGTACACTCTGTTCTATTGAAGACAATGGAGTAAAACCTTTGGTAATGAAGGTTTATAAGACTGCAAAGTCAGATCGCGCAGCTGTAGGAGAACCTGGTATGCTTGTTGTTGAGAAGTCTCGCCTATATGTTAATACGTCTGACAATCTCTTGGAACTTCTTGATATTCAGTTGACTGGTAAGAAGCGAATGGATGTTCAATCATTCTTGAATGGGTTTAAAGAGATAGAGAAGTACCGCTTCCAGACAGAATGA